A DNA window from Setaria viridis chromosome 2, Setaria_viridis_v4.0, whole genome shotgun sequence contains the following coding sequences:
- the LOC117843647 gene encoding uncharacterized protein isoform X2 encodes MGGCIGNLSKSQSLQDSKLKGSLRKRSRNSSIGNRRRWQPGLEAMENNVSISVSLEGNISSIPNSIINDSKMSTDNGLDTSFINHAAVAWAEMRRQWVGHQAEVPKKAPREPVISWCTTYDDLLSTSERFPQPIPLSEMVDFLVDIWHEEGLYD; translated from the exons ATGGG TGGCTGTATTGGTAATTTAAGCAAATCCCAGTCACTTCAAGATTCTAAACTGAAAGGATCTTTAAGAAAGAGGTCTCGGAATTCTTCTATTGGAAACAGAAGACGATGGCAACCGGGTCTAGAAGCAATGGAGAACAACGTCAGCATATCAGTTTCTCTTGAGGGGAATATCTCGTCTATTCCCAACTCAATAATCAACGATTCTAAAATGTCAACGGACAACGGGTTAGATACATCATTTATAAACCATG CTGCTGTAGCATGGGCTGAGATGAGAAGGCAATGGGTTGGACACCAGGCAGAAGTTCCAAAAAAGGCACCTCGAGAGCCAGTAATAAG TTGGTGCACAACATATGATGATCTCTTGTCGACAAGCGAACGTTTTCCACAGCCAATCCCACTATCT GAGATGGTTGATTTTTTGGTCGACATATGGCATGAAGAAGGACTCTATGATTAG
- the LOC117843647 gene encoding uncharacterized protein isoform X1, which yields MTSSLSLYGNSGCIGNLSKSQSLQDSKLKGSLRKRSRNSSIGNRRRWQPGLEAMENNVSISVSLEGNISSIPNSIINDSKMSTDNGLDTSFINHAAVAWAEMRRQWVGHQAEVPKKAPREPVISWCTTYDDLLSTSERFPQPIPLSEMVDFLVDIWHEEGLYD from the exons ATGACATCCTCTTTGAGCTTATATGGG AACAGTGGCTGTATTGGTAATTTAAGCAAATCCCAGTCACTTCAAGATTCTAAACTGAAAGGATCTTTAAGAAAGAGGTCTCGGAATTCTTCTATTGGAAACAGAAGACGATGGCAACCGGGTCTAGAAGCAATGGAGAACAACGTCAGCATATCAGTTTCTCTTGAGGGGAATATCTCGTCTATTCCCAACTCAATAATCAACGATTCTAAAATGTCAACGGACAACGGGTTAGATACATCATTTATAAACCATG CTGCTGTAGCATGGGCTGAGATGAGAAGGCAATGGGTTGGACACCAGGCAGAAGTTCCAAAAAAGGCACCTCGAGAGCCAGTAATAAG TTGGTGCACAACATATGATGATCTCTTGTCGACAAGCGAACGTTTTCCACAGCCAATCCCACTATCT GAGATGGTTGATTTTTTGGTCGACATATGGCATGAAGAAGGACTCTATGATTAG